The following are from one region of the Mercenaria mercenaria strain notata unplaced genomic scaffold, MADL_Memer_1 contig_2782, whole genome shotgun sequence genome:
- the LOC128552409 gene encoding uncharacterized protein LOC128552409: MTVNDPPVVFGPNISVGETFNTDMYTAYTKSGNKVEFVVWPALLLHANGPVLCKGVAQGLSDVRRPKSAPSPVSHQQKQDSYSETTVATKKSTYNVPSRHDIEMFMEWREIFGKERARDYIGGEKYDNIRLHCMHNRLI; this comes from the exons ATGACA GTAAATGACCCTCCTGTTGTATTTGGTCCTAATATTTCTGTAGGGGAGACGTTTAATACAGACATGTATACGGCGTATACAAAGAGCGGCAATAAAGTTGAGTTCGTTGTATGGCCAGCATTATTGTTACACGCAAATGGACCAGTCCTTTGTAAAGGTGTAGCTCAAGGGTTGAGTGACGTACGACGTCCAAAGTCTGCTCCATCTCCAGTCAGTCATCAGCAGAAGCAAGATTCATACTCGGAAACAACTGTCGCGACCAAGAAATCGACGTATAATGTACCATCTAGACATGACATAGAAATGTTCATGGAATGGAGGGAAATATTTGGGAAAGAACGTGCAAGGGATTACATTGGTGGCGAGAAATATGACAACATTCGCTTGCACTGCATGCATAATCGCTTGATTTAG